Proteins from a single region of Antechinus flavipes isolate AdamAnt ecotype Samford, QLD, Australia chromosome 2, AdamAnt_v2, whole genome shotgun sequence:
- the PIF1 gene encoding ATP-dependent DNA helicase PIF1, giving the protein MLSESEPGGSALHCRVALEELSPGGQPRRRQAIKDAELSLGRNERRELMLRLQGTGRSRCFPLRSARLFTRFAAVGRSALRLSPDSDSGLSSGPVQLLLSDCPPDRLRRFLRTLRLKLATAPGPGPAPFRSRLLGPRHQAFYNISPIQPENMQPLVATGTQDTTPVKRQCPQDREQSGKISSTKSTVLRHRLQLPTPKPQLSQEQARVLSAVLRGKSIFFTGSAGTGKSYLLKRILGSLPPKGTVVTASTGVAACHIGGTTLHAFAGIGSGKAPLSQCVALAQRANVRQSWVSCQRLVIDEVSMVEASLFDKLEAVARAVRQQDKPFGGIQLIICGDFLQLPPVTKNNQPPQFCFQAKSWRKCIQLTMELTEVWRQTDQTFISLLQAVRLGRCSDEVTQQLKATAKHKVEHDGILATRLCTHQDDVALTNERRLQQLPGQVYSYEAVDSDPDMVKTIDSQCPVSHLLQLKLGAQVMLVKNLAVSQGLVNGARGVVVGFEADGRGLPRVKFLCGVTEVIRTERWTVHGPGGQLLTRQQLPLRLAWALSIHKSQGMTLDCVEISLARVFESGQAYVALSRARSLQGLRVLDFDPSVVRCDPRVLKYYASLRQQAYLNEHENDSEQENIDPDTSSSLKKGRKS; this is encoded by the exons ATGCTCTCGGAGTCGGAGCCAGGCGGCTCAGCGCTACATTGCCGTGTGGCCCTAGAGGAGCTGAGCCCGGGTGGACAACCCAGGAGACGGCAGGCCATCAAGGATGCTGAGCTCAGCTTGGGCCGAAATGAGCGAAGGGAATTGATGCTGCGCCTTCAGGGGACGGGTCGGTCCCGCTGCTTCCCCCTACGCAGTGCCAGACTTTTCACCCGATTTGCAGCTGTTGGCCGAAGTGCCCTTCGGCTCAGCCCTGATTCTGACTCTGGCCTTAGCTCCGGTCCCGTCCAGCTATTGCTATCTGACTGCCCACCCGACAGGCTGAGGCGCTTCCTACGGACTTTGCGTCTTAAACTGGCCACAGCTCCCGGCCCAGGGCCAGCCCCTTTCCGATCCCGGCTGCTTGGTCCCCGACATCAGGCTTTTTATAACATCAGTCCTATCCAACCAGAGAATATGCAACCGTTGGTGGCCACTGGAACTCAGGACACAACTCCTGTGAAGCGGCAATGTCCCCAAGACCGAGAGCAGTCTGGCAAG ATATCTTCTACCAAGAGCACAGTACTCAGGCATCGGCTCCAGCTTCCCACCCCCAAACCCCAATTGTCCCAGGAGCAAGCACGGGTGCTCAGTGCTGTGCTGAGGGGCAAGAGCATCTTCTTCACTGGAAGTGCAG GGACAGGGAAATCCTACCTGCTGAAGAGGATCCTTGGCTCCCTCCCCCCAAAGGGCACAGTAGTCACAGCCAGCACCGGAGTGGCCGCCTGCCACATTGGGGGTACCACCCTTCATGCCTTTGCAG GAATTGGGTCAGGAAAGGCCCCTCTTTCCCAGTGTGTGGCTCTAGCACAGAGAGCCAATGTACGGCAGAGTTGGGTGAGCTGTCAGCGCCTTGTCATCGATGAAGTCTCCATGGTAGAGGCAAGTCTGTTTGACAAGCTGGAAGCGGTGGCCAG aGCTGTTAGACAGCAGGACAAGCCCTTTGGGGGGATTCAACTCATCATTTGTGGAGACTTCCTGCAGCTGCCACCAGTGACCAAGAACAACCAGCCCCCTCAGTTCTGCTTCCAG GCAAAAAGCTGGAGGAAATGTATCCAGTTGACTATGGAGCTGACTGAAGTGTGGAGACAGACAGACCAGACTTTTATTTCACTGTTACAGGCTGTTAGGCTAGGCAG GTGCTCAGATGAGGTGACCCAGCAGCTAAAGGCCACAGCCAAACATAAAGTGGAGCACGATGGGATCCTGGCCACAAGACTCTGTACCCATCAGGATGATGTGGCGTTGACCAATGAGCGAAGGCTGCAGCAGCTGCCCG GCCAAGTCTACAGCTATGAAGCTGTGGACAGTGACCCAGACATGGTGAAGACTATTGATTCTCAGTGTCCAGTGAGTCACCTCCTGCAGCTCAAGTTGGGGGCCCAG GTGATGCTGGTGAAGAACTTGGCAGTGTCTCAGGGTCTGGTAAATGGAGCCCGAGGGGTCGTGGTTGGATTTGAAGCAGATGGTAGAG GGCTTCCCAGAGTGAAATTCCTATGTGGAGTCACAGAGGTTATACGGACTGAACGATGGACTGTTCATGGCCCTGGTGGCCAGCTCCTCACCAGGCAACAGCTGCCCCTCCGCTTAGCCTGGGCTCTGTCCATTCACAAGAGTCAG GGCATGACTCTTGACTGTGTGGAGATCTCACTGGCCCGGGTGTTTGAGAGTGGCCAGGCCTACGTGGCCCTCTCACGAGCTCGAAGCCTGCAGGGTTTGCGAGTGCTGGATTTTGACCCCTCTGTGGTACGGTGCGATCCTCGCGTGCTGAAGTACTATGCCTCTCTACGGCAGCAG GCTTATTTGAATGAGCATGAAAATGATTCAGAACAAGAAAACATAGACCCTGACACAAGTTCCAGCCTCAAAAAGGGCAGAAAATCCTAA